A genomic window from Lineus longissimus chromosome 17, tnLinLong1.2, whole genome shotgun sequence includes:
- the LOC135501078 gene encoding WD repeat-containing protein 38-like — translation MFNTPEDYSKVDLKKFEGHKDEVNSVAYSSDFEIMVTGCDDERVRVFNAKTGKMVCKLKGHTGAVRTVAVSPNSKFFASGSYDKTARIWRMCVGETVHVLDGHTKSVEVVTFSYDSTLLCSGSWDRTAILWSVENGSALKVFTGHENLVQSVTFSQNGKWLATSSWDFTIRLWVISSDNQSEADTVKVLKGHSGNIHSVVFSKDGMLASGSWDKTVRLWNPNNGKCLHVLQGHSGWVQAVCFSPDGLFVASASDDETVRVWDVVKGACLKELEGRTDGAQHCGFTPGGALVASGAASVTLALF, via the exons atgttcaacactCCTGAAGATTATTCCAAGGTTGACCTAAAAAAGTTTGAAGGTCATAAAGATGAG GTCAACAGTGTTGCATATTCCTCTGACTTCGAGATCATGGTGACAGGCTGTGATGACGAAAGAGTGAGAGTCTTCAATGCTAAAACAGGCAAGATGGTGTGTAAACTGAAAGGCCATACGG GTGCTGTTCGGACTGTTGCTGTCTCCCCAAATAGCAAGTTCTTTGCGAGTGGATCATACGATAAAACTGCCAGAATTTGGAGGATGTGCGTTGGCGAGACAGTCCATGTACTTGATGGCCATACAAAGAGTGTTGAAGTTGTGACATTCTCATATGATTCTACTCTGTTGTGCTCAGGATCTTGGGATAGGACGGCAATATTATGGAGTGTGGAG AATGGCTCTGCTCTGAAAGTTTTCACCGGGCATGAAAACCTTGTCCAGTCTGTCACATTCTCCCAAAATGGAAAGTGGCTG GCTACTAGTTCTTGGGATTTTACTATCCGACTGTGGGTTATAAGTAGTGATAATCAATCTGAGGCTGATACAGTCAAGGTTCTCAAGGGACACTCGGGGAATATTCACTCAGTCGTATTCTCAAAAGATGGAATGTTG GCCTCTGGATCCTGGGATAAAACTGTCCGTCTCTGGAACCCTAACAATGGTAAATGTCTTCACGTATTACAGGGACACAGTGGATGGGTCCAAGCAGTTTGTTTCTCGCCGGATGGACTTTTTGTTGCCAGCGCTTCGGATGATGAAACTGTCAGAGTTTGGGATGTGGTCAAGGGGGCTTGTCTCAAGGAATTAGAGGGTCGTACTGATGGTGCCCAACATTGTGGTTTCACACCTGGAGGGGCTCTGGTGGCTTCAGGGGCTGCCTCTGTCACTCTGGCATTATTCTGA
- the LOC135501072 gene encoding cytochrome P450 4F1-like, which produces MAFQGRFLASFLPVIVAGIIAYWLKQTNKQKMDYLRIPFWLSIAAATYCLYRLLKWYFLYIRRLTTMTSDLNNPPKHWLFGNLIDHPGVCEEQLHWLSGFAGKYGNMFRLFHGLEPQLYLAHPVVAKELLRTSEPKPLGIPGYAALMPWLGMGLLLQGGTQWLRNRRLLTPAFHFEMLKNYLKVFNSTAKMLVERCAEASNSGDSVNMFEISDPFTLDTLLRCAFSYNGDLQRRGCSHPVFRLTAEALDIALKRCFNPVYWPGIVFWLSPLGRRYRAVCKEYNDFSRGIILDRMGEMEEEENNKKLPKQNDFLSILLKAKDEDGKGLKNDEILAEVNTFLFAGHDTTTSALCWTLYQLALEPEHQEQCRMEINEILRHRDTDDVMWNDLTKLKYVTMCIKESMRMHTTVPIISRFASKDLEVEGHVIPKDMLINILLFRLHMHPGVWGDPEVYRPDRFLPDEVSKRDTYAFVPFSAGPRNCIGQNFALNELRVAVSRIVKNFKIGLDRSRPMKRMPKAVMRTENGLWLTFKSLKEE; this is translated from the exons ATGGCTTTTCAAGGACGTTTTCTGGCTTCTTTCCTGCCTGTGATTGTAGCGGGGATAATCGCCTACTGGTTGAAGCAGACGAACAAACAAAAGATGG ATTACTTGAGAATACCATTCTGGTTGTCCATTGCTGCCGCCACCTATTGCCTGTACCGTTTATTAAAGTGGTACTTCCTCTACATCCGTCGTCTGACGACCATGACTTCTGACCTCAACAACCCGCCAAAGCATTGGCTGTTTGGAAACCTGATTGACCATCCTGGTGTCTGCGAGGAGCAACTTCATTGGCTATCAGGATTCGCGGGCAAATACGGCAACATGTTTCGTCTGTTTCACGGATTAGAGCCTCAGCTATACCTCGCCCATCCCGTGGTCGCTAAAGAACTTCTCCGTACCAGCGAGCCGAAGCCTCTTGGTATCCCGGGGTACGCTGCTCTGATGCCATGGTTAGGCATGGGGCTGCTTCTCCAAGGTGGAACCCAATGGCTGCGAAATCGCCGACTCCTCACCCcagcatttcattttgaaatgttgaaaaactACCTCAAAGTGTTCAACTCCACAGCAAAGATGCTTGTTGAACGTTGTGCTGAAGCTTCAAATAGTGGAGACTCTGTCAACATGTTTGAAATAAGTGACCCTTTCACATTGGATACGTTGTTACGGTGCGCATTTTCGTACAACGGTGATCTCCAAAGACGGGGTTGCAGCCATCCCGTTTTTCGGCTAACCGCGGAGGCGCTTGATATCGCTCTCAAGAGATGTTTCAACCCAGTCTACTGGCCAGGCATTGTGTTTTGGTTGTCGCCGCTTGGCAGACGATACCGTGCGGTCTGCAAAGAATACAATGACTTCTCGCGTGGAATTATTTTGGACAGAATGGGTGAAATGGAAGAGGaggaaaataataaaaaattgccgaaacaaaacgatttcttgAGTATTCTTTTGAAAGCCAAGGACGAAGACGGGAAAGGTTTGAAAAACGATGAGATTCTTGCAGAGGTCAATACGTTCTTGTTCGCCGGCCATGACACCACCACTAGCGCCCTCTGCTGGACGTTATACCAACTAGCCCTGGAACCTGAGCACCAAGAACAATGTCGGATGGAAATAAACGAAATTCTCAGACACCGAGACACCGACGACGTGATGTGGAATGACCTCACGAAATTGAAATATGTCACAATGTGTATCAAAGAATCCATGAGGATGCATACAACAGTTCCAATAATCTCGCGCTTTGCAAGCAAGGATCTGGAGGTCGAAGGTCATGTCATCCCAAAGGACATGTTGATTAATATATTGCTGTTTCGGCTCCACATGCACCCGGGCGTTTGGGGAGACCCGGAAGTCTACAGACCAGATAGGTTCCTCCCGGACGAGGTGTCCAAACGCGATACGTACGCGTTTGTCCCATTTTCCGCAGGACCAAGGAATTGCATCGGACAGAATTTCGCCCTGAATGAGTTGCGCGTTGCGGTGTCGCGGATTGTCAAGAACTTCAAGATTGGATTGGACAGGAGTCGACCAATGAAAAGGATGCCAAAAGCGGTTATGAGGACTGAGAATGGTCTATGGTTGACGTTTAAAAGCTTAAAAGAAGAATGA
- the LOC135501024 gene encoding galactose-3-O-sulfotransferase 2-like, translating to MKRKLVIALPRYDEGHIGWPKSFQPNQIYRYNDIRDGNLTVDIIPHHLIYNRTALEQVMSNDTVYISIVREPFSQFKSTLNYFQKAVLQLDMPGTQKEAVTQFLNNADEYEKNVTFTFNERPAGEKSITKNFMATEFGFPVSKFKDEKFIKDFLNKIDKEFHLVMLYEELYESVVLLRRLLCWDFKDILFTVVNKQYYRVDRVTDSVIYRRQQKWSAVDHALYYHLRKILQLRKSSQIYRPLMLEAQHLRRVTYKLKHFCDLEEGPYLEIKATTWHLDFKVRRSQCGLLNMYPHRLDEQLKKDLDMRLSKLGIEKFYNEDDDF from the coding sequence ATGAAAAGGAAATTAGTCATAGCTTTGCCTCGGTATGATGAAGGCCACATCGGATGGCCGAAAAGTTTCCAACCAAACCAGATATATCGTTACAATGACATAAGAGATGGTAATTTGACTGTTGATATCATTCCACATCATCTGATTTACAATAGGACAGCTTTAGAACAGGTTATGTCGAATGATACTGTTTATATCAGCATTGTGAGGGAGCCGTTTAGCCAGTTCAAGTCGACActgaactactttcagaaagCTGTTTTGCAACTTGACATGCCCGGAACCCAGAAGGAGGCAGTGACACAGTTTCTGAATAATGCAGATGAGTATGAAAAAAATGTGACCTTCACCTTTAACGAAAGACCAGCTGGTGAGAAGTCGATCACCAAAAACTTCATGGCGACAGAGTTTGGGTTTCCTGTCTCGAAATTCAAGGATGAAAAATTCATAAAAGattttctcaacaaaatagATAAGGAGTTTCACCTTGTTATGCTCTACGAAGAACTTTACGAGTCTGTTGTCTTGCTCCGAAGATTGCTGTGTTGGGATTTCAAAGATATTTTATTTACAGTTGTAAACAAACAATATTACAGAGTTGACAGGGTGACTGACAGTGTCATCTATCGGCGTCAGCAAAAGTGGAGTGCTGTCGACCACGCCCTGTATTATCACCTTCGAAAAATTCTTCAGCTTCGAAAATCTTCGCAGATATACAGACCGCTTATGTTAGAGGCACAGCATTTGAGAAGAGTCACTTATAAactaaaacatttttgtgatttgGAGGAAGGGCCGTATCTGGAAATAAAAGCCACCACCTGGCACCTGGATTTCAAAGTGCGACGAAGTCAGTGCGGCCTTTTGAATATGTACCCCCATAGGTTGGACGAACAGTTAAAGAAGGATCTTGACATGAGACTCTCAAAGCTAGGAATAGAGAAATTTTATAATGAGGATGATGACTTTTGA
- the LOC135501069 gene encoding uncharacterized protein LOC135501069 isoform X1 gives MGELDKPWHRLLILAIIGAGSGTTIRGQFTFTGFPTALKGSSHNVTCSYPGATSYTWRFRGGTYNGAAYTFTVDGAKHVGVWECDAVVNGVTKTGKEDLLVYCDGVYVTGASTTNPSIGDPIELSCNVINPSGRQVQWLLTIPGANEKTIAAVTKSRCEYYHAENDNIKFAPSTTCATSTTNHFFTLNIKEVSSAHAGYWSCYDFGKSGCYSKPVRIAIAKPPKDPPTLTGFNNPIAGRDHNLTCDAWQPDVRPLTYTWYKDGVQVSSGNTSTWRLQPVKKESSGRYKCEAVDKMKNLKVEAEDTLIVYYAAERDPAVEKDETMPVRTGESVNLTLNILVYPLPTSIEWFTEEGNTTVNFNTTKISDTKWILTIPNVQEVDYGNYTANITNAAGNTLIRFKIIPPSPPNAPSDLKALPLKDTNALTVKFTAGSDGGAPQNFTIEYNIKGESKEEYSSGIEEPVITKTVLKTIENLRSDTLYQIKVKAINEFGSSGYTEVIEAKTEAAAMPVWQIAAFALAALVLLVVIFLVIFFVSRKKYKEKPVEAKGKVYSKRPVSSFVPAGVQMMETTDEGVDNPVMIIKDDKELDKIEPVEDIPVTRRFYHELNARVKRDSRKSMASPFVKSELVPVVEEAEEANGSNVGHEYSMVNIRNKTRNKNQENARQSKATTRLYAAVDFAKKKFRKESNTGDNETDSKQKTPPSIGVDGTSYTEVKLAKNRPPIGKKPETKRKPKQEERTPYAQVDFHKGAPNVATDDFEMI, from the exons ATGGGTGAGCTTGACAAACCATGGCATCGTTTACTTATCCTAGCCATCATTGGAGCAGGTTCGGGCACAACAA ttcGGGGTCAGTTCACATTCACTGGGTTCCCAACTGCCCTTAAAGGCTCTAGCCACAACGTAACCTGCAGCTACCCAGGAGCCACCAGTTATACGTGGAGATTTCGAGGGGGAACCTATAATGGGGCAGCATATACATTCACTGTTGATGGCGCCAAGCATGTTGGTGTGTGGGAATGTGATGCAGTGGTCAATGGAGTCACGAAGACTGGAAAAGAGGATCTATTAGTCTATT GCGATGGGGTATACGTAACCGGTGCATCAACTACAAACCCTTCCATTGGAGACCCCATAGAACTTAGCTGTAACGTCATCAATCCTTCAGGACGTCAAGTGCAGTGGTTACTGACCATCCCAGGCGCCAATGAGAAAACTATCGCTGCAGTTACCAAATCAAGATGTGAATATTACCATGCAGAAAATGACAACATAAAGTTTGCTCCATCAACAACTTGTGCAACATCGACGACCAATCATTTCTTCACACTTAACATTAAAGAAGTGAGCTCTGCACATGCAGGATACTGGAGTTGCTATGACTTCGGGAAAAGCGGTTGTTACAGTAAGCCCGTGAGAATAGCTATAGCAA AGCCACCAAAAGATCCACCTACTCTGACTGGTTTTAACAACCCAATCGCTGGGCGAGACCATAATCTCACTTGCGATGCCTGGCAGCCGGATGTCCGTCCTCTGACCTATACCTGGTACAAAGATGGAGTACAGGTCTCGTCCGGGAATACCTCGACATGGCGGCTGCAACCGGTAAAAAAGGAATCAAGTGGAAGGTACAAATGTGAAGCTGTCGACAAGATGAAAAACCTCAAAGTTGAGGCTGAAGATACGCTGATAGTATACT ATGCAGCCGAAAGGGATCCAGCAGTTGAAAAGGACGAAACCATGCCAGTGCGGACTGGGGAAAGTGTTAATCTTACATTAAACATCTTAGTCTATCCTCTGCCAACCTCAATAGAATGGTTCACTGAGGAGGGTAATACTACAGTCAACTTCAACACCACAAAAATTAGCGACACCAAGTGGATATTAACTATTCCAAATGTGCAAGAGGTAGACTATGGGAATTACACCGCCAATATAACCAATGCTGCTGGAAACACATTGATTAGATTCAAAATAATTCCACCGT CACCCCCGAATGCCCCGTCTGATCTTAAAGCCCTGCCACTAAAAGACACAAATGCCCTCACTGTAAAGTTCACAGCAGGATCCGATGGAGGTGCCCCACAAAACTTCACGATAGAGTACAACATTAAAGGCGAGAGTAAAGAAGAGTACTCAAGCGGAATCGAAGAGCCCGTGATTACGAAGACCGTGTTGAAAACCATTGAGAACCTGCGTTCGGACACCTTGTATCAAATCAAGGTCAAAGCAATTAACGAATTTGGATCAAGCGGATACACTGAGGTGATTGAAGCGAAAACGGAGG CTGCTGCTATGCCCGTCTGGCAGATAGCCGCCTTCGCCCTCGCAGCTCTGGTTTTACTCGTCGTTATATTTTTGGTCATATTCTTTGtatcaagaaaaaaatacaaagaGAAACCAGTGGAAGCTAAGGG TAAAGTATATTCAAAGCGCCCTGTTAGCTCCTTTGTACCAGCTGGTGTCCAGATGATGGAGACCACTGATGAAGGTGTGGACAATCCAGTCATGATCATCAAGGATGATAAGGAGTTGGACAAAATTGAACCAGTTGAGG ATATTCCAGTTACGCGCAGATTTTACCACGAGTTAAACGCCAGAGTAAAAAGGGATAGCCGGAAGAGCA TGGCCAGTCCATTTGTCAAGAGTGAACTTGTCCCTGTCG TAGAGGAAGCCGAAGAAGCGAATGGCAGTAATGTTGGCC ATGAGTATTCTATGGTAAACATCAGGAATAAGACTAGGAACAAGAACCAGGAGAATGCCAGGCAGTCGAAAG CCACGACCAGGCTCTATGCAGCAGTTGACTTCGCCAAAAAGAAATTTCGAAAAGAATCGA ACACCGGCGATAACGAGACTGACTCCAAACAAAAGACG CCTCCAAGCATTGGAGTAGATGGCACATCGTACACCGAGGTGAAATTGGCAAAGAATCGCCCTCCTATTGGTAAGAAGCCCGAGACGAAGAGAAAGCCAAAGCAAGAGGAACGGACGCCATATGCCCAGGTCGACTTTCATAAAGGTGCCCCGAACGTGGCGACAGacgattttgaaatgatttga
- the LOC135501069 gene encoding uncharacterized protein LOC135501069 isoform X2 — protein MGELDKPWHRLLILAIIGAGSGTTIRGQFTFTGFPTALKGSSHNVTCSYPGATSYTWRFRGGTYNGAAYTFTVDGAKHVGVWECDAVVNGVTKTGKEDLLVYCDGVYVTGASTTNPSIGDPIELSCNVINPSGRQVQWLLTIPGANEKTIAAVTKSRCEYYHAENDNIKFAPSTTCATSTTNHFFTLNIKEVSSAHAGYWSCYDFGKSGCYSKPVRIAIAKPPKDPPTLTGFNNPIAGRDHNLTCDAWQPDVRPLTYTWYKDGVQVSSGNTSTWRLQPVKKESSGRYKCEAVDKMKNLKVEAEDTLIVYYAAERDPAVEKDETMPVRTGESVNLTLNILVYPLPTSIEWFTEEGNTTVNFNTTKISDTKWILTIPNVQEVDYGNYTANITNAAGNTLIRFKIIPPSPPNAPSDLKALPLKDTNALTVKFTAGSDGGAPQNFTIEYNIKGESKEEYSSGIEEPVITKTVLKTIENLRSDTLYQIKVKAINEFGSSGYTEVIEAKTEAAAMPVWQIAAFALAALVLLVVIFLVIFFVSRKKYKEKPVEAKGKVYSKRPVSSFVPAGVQMMETTDEGVDNPVMIIKDDKELDKIEPVEDIPVTRRFYHELNARVKRDSRKSMASPFVKSELVPVDEYSMVNIRNKTRNKNQENARQSKATTRLYAAVDFAKKKFRKESNTGDNETDSKQKTPPSIGVDGTSYTEVKLAKNRPPIGKKPETKRKPKQEERTPYAQVDFHKGAPNVATDDFEMI, from the exons ATGGGTGAGCTTGACAAACCATGGCATCGTTTACTTATCCTAGCCATCATTGGAGCAGGTTCGGGCACAACAA ttcGGGGTCAGTTCACATTCACTGGGTTCCCAACTGCCCTTAAAGGCTCTAGCCACAACGTAACCTGCAGCTACCCAGGAGCCACCAGTTATACGTGGAGATTTCGAGGGGGAACCTATAATGGGGCAGCATATACATTCACTGTTGATGGCGCCAAGCATGTTGGTGTGTGGGAATGTGATGCAGTGGTCAATGGAGTCACGAAGACTGGAAAAGAGGATCTATTAGTCTATT GCGATGGGGTATACGTAACCGGTGCATCAACTACAAACCCTTCCATTGGAGACCCCATAGAACTTAGCTGTAACGTCATCAATCCTTCAGGACGTCAAGTGCAGTGGTTACTGACCATCCCAGGCGCCAATGAGAAAACTATCGCTGCAGTTACCAAATCAAGATGTGAATATTACCATGCAGAAAATGACAACATAAAGTTTGCTCCATCAACAACTTGTGCAACATCGACGACCAATCATTTCTTCACACTTAACATTAAAGAAGTGAGCTCTGCACATGCAGGATACTGGAGTTGCTATGACTTCGGGAAAAGCGGTTGTTACAGTAAGCCCGTGAGAATAGCTATAGCAA AGCCACCAAAAGATCCACCTACTCTGACTGGTTTTAACAACCCAATCGCTGGGCGAGACCATAATCTCACTTGCGATGCCTGGCAGCCGGATGTCCGTCCTCTGACCTATACCTGGTACAAAGATGGAGTACAGGTCTCGTCCGGGAATACCTCGACATGGCGGCTGCAACCGGTAAAAAAGGAATCAAGTGGAAGGTACAAATGTGAAGCTGTCGACAAGATGAAAAACCTCAAAGTTGAGGCTGAAGATACGCTGATAGTATACT ATGCAGCCGAAAGGGATCCAGCAGTTGAAAAGGACGAAACCATGCCAGTGCGGACTGGGGAAAGTGTTAATCTTACATTAAACATCTTAGTCTATCCTCTGCCAACCTCAATAGAATGGTTCACTGAGGAGGGTAATACTACAGTCAACTTCAACACCACAAAAATTAGCGACACCAAGTGGATATTAACTATTCCAAATGTGCAAGAGGTAGACTATGGGAATTACACCGCCAATATAACCAATGCTGCTGGAAACACATTGATTAGATTCAAAATAATTCCACCGT CACCCCCGAATGCCCCGTCTGATCTTAAAGCCCTGCCACTAAAAGACACAAATGCCCTCACTGTAAAGTTCACAGCAGGATCCGATGGAGGTGCCCCACAAAACTTCACGATAGAGTACAACATTAAAGGCGAGAGTAAAGAAGAGTACTCAAGCGGAATCGAAGAGCCCGTGATTACGAAGACCGTGTTGAAAACCATTGAGAACCTGCGTTCGGACACCTTGTATCAAATCAAGGTCAAAGCAATTAACGAATTTGGATCAAGCGGATACACTGAGGTGATTGAAGCGAAAACGGAGG CTGCTGCTATGCCCGTCTGGCAGATAGCCGCCTTCGCCCTCGCAGCTCTGGTTTTACTCGTCGTTATATTTTTGGTCATATTCTTTGtatcaagaaaaaaatacaaagaGAAACCAGTGGAAGCTAAGGG TAAAGTATATTCAAAGCGCCCTGTTAGCTCCTTTGTACCAGCTGGTGTCCAGATGATGGAGACCACTGATGAAGGTGTGGACAATCCAGTCATGATCATCAAGGATGATAAGGAGTTGGACAAAATTGAACCAGTTGAGG ATATTCCAGTTACGCGCAGATTTTACCACGAGTTAAACGCCAGAGTAAAAAGGGATAGCCGGAAGAGCA TGGCCAGTCCATTTGTCAAGAGTGAACTTGTCCCTGTCG ATGAGTATTCTATGGTAAACATCAGGAATAAGACTAGGAACAAGAACCAGGAGAATGCCAGGCAGTCGAAAG CCACGACCAGGCTCTATGCAGCAGTTGACTTCGCCAAAAAGAAATTTCGAAAAGAATCGA ACACCGGCGATAACGAGACTGACTCCAAACAAAAGACG CCTCCAAGCATTGGAGTAGATGGCACATCGTACACCGAGGTGAAATTGGCAAAGAATCGCCCTCCTATTGGTAAGAAGCCCGAGACGAAGAGAAAGCCAAAGCAAGAGGAACGGACGCCATATGCCCAGGTCGACTTTCATAAAGGTGCCCCGAACGTGGCGACAGacgattttgaaatgatttga